ACGTCCGCCCGGTATCCCGCCACGCGCTGCGTACACCAGCTCTTCGAGGCCCAGGCGGAAAGGACGCCCGACGTCGTCGCCGTCGAATGCCGCGGGCGAGCGCTCACCTACCGCCAGCTGGACCTCCGGGCCAACGGGCTGGCGCACCACCTGGTCCGGCTGGGCGTGGGGCCCGAGGTGCGGGTGGGGCTGTGCCTGGAGCGTTCCCTGGAGCTCGTGGCCGCCATGCTGGGCGTGATGAAGGCCGGGGGCGCGTACGTGCCGATGGACCCGGGGCACCCCGCCGAGCGCCTGCGGTACGTGCTGGAGGATTCGCGCGTGCCGGTGCTCGTCACGCAGCAGGGACTGTGCGAGCGGATGCCGGCGGTGCCCGGGCTCGCGGTGCTCTGCGCCGACGACCCGGAGCAGCAGGCCGCCGTGCAGGCCGCGCCGCCTCCGACCGGCGTCACCGCCGAGAACCTGGCGTACGTGATCTACACCTCCGGCAGCACCGGACGCCCCAAGGGGGTGGCCATGCACCACCGGGGCGTGTGCAACTACGTCCATTGGGGGGTGCGCGCCTACGGAGCCGGCCAGGGAAGCGGCGCGCCGGTCTTCTCGTCGATGGCGGTGGACCTGACCATCACCAACCTGCTCCCGCTCTTCGCCGGCCGCCCCGTGCAAATGCTCCCCGAGGAGCACCCGGTTGAGGCCCTTGCCGACGCGCTGCGCCGGAGTCCGGGTTTCGGGCTCATCAAGATCACCCCCATCCACCTGGGGCTGCTCAACGCGCTGCTGGAGCCGGAGCACCTGGAGAACTCCGCGCACACGCTGGTGATCGGCGCGGACTTCCTTTCCGCCGAGCCCACCCTCCCGTGGCAGGAGCATGCGCCGGGCGTGCGGCTGATGAACGAGTACGGCCCCACCGAGACGGTGGTGGGATGCTCGGCCTACGTGCTCCCCCCGGGGCGGCACCGGGGGGGACCCGTCCCCGTGGGGCGCCCCATCCAGAACCTGCGCTTCTACGTGCTCGACGCACGGCTGGAGCCCGTGCCCATCGGCCTTCCGGGGGAGCTGTACATCGCCGGGGCGGGAGTCGCGCGCGGCTACCTGGGGCGCCCCGGGCTTTCGGCCGAGAAGTTCCTCCCCGACCCGTTCGCCGCGCCAGGCGACCGCATGTACCGGACGGGTGACCGCACGCGCTGGCAGCCCGACGGCAACCTGCTCGTCCTCGGCCGCACCGACAACCAGGTGAAGATCCGGGGCCACCGGGTCGAGCTGGGCGAAGTCGAGGCGGCGCTGCGGCGGCATCCCGGCATCCGCGAGTGCCTGGCCATGGTGCGCGAGGACCGGCCTGGCGACCGGCGCATCGTGGCGTACGTGGTCGCCGGGGATGGCGGCGCCGACGTGGCCGGGCTGCGCACGCACGTGCGGCGCATCCTCCCCGAATACATGGTGCCTTCCGCGTTCGTCATGCTGGATTCGTTTCCGCAGACGCCCACCGGCAAGCTGGACCGCAGGGTGCTCCCCGCGCCCGCCGCCGACGCGCACGCGGCCGACGGTGACGGGCCGACGGACTACCTGGAAGTCCAGCTGCTGCAGCTGTGGGAGGAGCTGCTGGGCGTGCGGGGAATCGGCTGTACGCAGGGTTTCTTCGACCTGGGCGGCAACTCGCTCCTGGCGCTGCGGCTGCTGGCGCTCGTGCGGCGGAGGCTGGGGTGCGAGCTTCCCGTTTCGGCCCTGTTTGCCGGCGGCACCGTCCGGCACCTGGCCCGGGCGGTGCGCGAGCGTGGCGCGGCGGCCGCGGCGCCGGCCTCGCCCGTCGTCGCGCTGCAGCCGCACGGCTCCCTTCCCCCGCTGTTCCTGGTCCACGCCGCGGGACGCAGCGTGATGATCTACCTCAACCTGGTGCGCCACCTCGGCCCGGACCAGCCGGTATTCGGCCTTCAGGACCTGGACCCCGACATGGCGCGCCCGGTGAGCCGAATCGCCTCGGAGTACGTGGCGGCCGTCCGAGCCGTGCAGCCGCATGGACCGTACTACCTGGGCGGCTGGTCGTTCGGCGGGTACGTGGTCCACGAGATGGCGGTGCAGCTGCAGGGCCTGGGCGAGGAGGTGGCGTTCGCCGGGATGATGGACACCCTCTCGCCCGACCTCACGCGCCAGTGGCCCTGGAACGGCTACGGCGACCTGGCCGTCGCGCTTGCCGAGGAAGCCGCCGCGGACCTGCGGCGCCCCTTCTCCTTTCGCCCGCGGGACGTCGAGGGGCTGCCGGCGGCGGAACAGCTTCGCCGCATCGTCGAGGCCATGCACGCGCAGGGGGCGGCGCCCGCCGGCTACACCCCCGCCACACTGGCCGAGAGCTGCCGCGTGGCCCGCGACCGCGGCCAGGCCCGCGACATGTTCCACCCCGGCGCATTCTCCGGCACCCTCACGCTGTTCCGCGCCGAAGACCTGTCACCCCGGCACCGGGAGTTCCTGTCCCGCTACCCGGACGAGGAACGGCGTACGCTGGGGTGGTGCCGCCACGCCACCGGGCCTCTCGAGGTGCACGCGGTCGCCGGCGACCACTCCACCCTCGGGGCCGAGCCGCACGTGAGCACGCTGACAGACCGCGTGCGCCACGCGCTCGATGCGGCCCGGATCCGTGCGTCGTCGGCCCCCGGCGCGTTCCCACTCTCCGGACCGTCATGACGAATGCGCGGATGTCCTCCCTGGCCCGGTGGCGGGCCCTCCTGGGCCTGCTCTGGCGGACGGGGCGGGGCAGGGTGGTGGGGCTCGGGCTGGTGGTCCTGGTCGTGGGGCTGCTGCCCACGGCGCTGATCCTGGCCACCGGCGCGCTGGTGCGCGCCATCCCCGGCGCCGTCGAGCACGGGCTCGGTTCGCCCGGCGGGCAGCCCGCGGTGCTCGCGCTCTGCCTGCTGGTTTCCGGGATGGCGGCGCTCGCGCTGGGGAACAACGCCCTCACCCACCTGTCCCGCGTGGTCGACGACGCGCTCGGCCTGGAGGTGCACCAGGCAGTGGCCGCCGTCACGCTGGGCACGCCGGGGCTGGAGCCCCTGGAGGCCCCGGCCCTCGCCGACGAGCTGCACGCCGTGCAGGACGCCGACCGGCGCGGGGTGCTGCGGCGCACCACCCTGGCGCTGTGCAACGTGGCCACCACCCGCCTGCGGGGCATCGGCGCGTTCGTGGTGCTGCTGGCCTTTCACTGGTGGGCGCCGCTGCTGCTGCTGGGCGCGTGGCACCTGACCAACCGGGTGTACCTCAGGGCCACCGAGAACGGCGTGAGCTTCGACATGAGCGACGGCGCGGTGCGCATGCGGCGGGCGGAGTACGTGCGCTCGCTCGCCGTGGAGTCGGCCGCGGCCAAGGAGTCCCGCGTCTTTGGCTTGGGCGGGTGGCTGGTGGGGCGCTACGGCGACGCGTGGCTCGACGCGCTGAGGATGATGTGGACGAGCCGCCGGACCAACCGGGGGCTCACCGCGGCGGCCGTGCTGGCGCTCGCCGTCTCGCACGCGGCCGTGCTCGGTGCGCTTGGGCTGGCGGCGAGCCGCGGCGCGGTGGAGGTGGCCGCCCTGCTCGTGTTCGTGCAGGCGGTGCTCGGCACCAGCGACCTGGGGATGATCGGCGACTGGCAGTTTTCCTTGGGCCAGTCGCTGGCCGTCGCCGAGCGCGTCGGCCGGGTGCGCGCGCACGCGGCCGCGCCCGCCCCGGCCCAGCCCGCGCTCCGGGGCGATCCGGCGGGGCGAAGGGTGGCCGTGCGGCTGGAGGGGGTGCGCTTCACCTACCCGCAGCGCGAAGCTCCCACGCTGGACGGGCTCACGCTCCACGTTCCCGCCGGCCAGTCGCTGGCCATCGTGGGCGAGAACGGGGCGGGCAAGAGCACGCTCATCAAGCTGCTGTGCGGGCTGTACCAGCCCGACGCCGGGCGCGTGACGCTGGGCGACGGCGCCTCGCCCCTGCAGGCCCGGGGACGGGTGGGCGCCATCTTCCAGGACTTCGTGCGCTACCCCCTGCCGCTGCGCGACAACGTGGGCTTCGGAAGCCTGCCCCTGATGTCGGACCCGCGGGCGCTGGAAGACGCCCTGCGCGACGCAGGCGGCGGCGACCTTCCCGCACACCTCCCCCACGGGTGGGAAACGACGCTTTCCCGCGAGTTCGAAGGCGGCGCCGACCTGTCCGGGGGGCAGTGGCAGCGGGTGGCGCTGGCGCGGGCGCTGACAGCGGTCCGCGGCGGCGCCGGCCTGCTCATCCTGGACGAGCCCACCGCCGCCCTCGACGTGCGCGCCGAGACCGAGCTGTTCGCGCGCTTCCTCGAGCTTACCCGCGACGTGACGACCATCCTGGTTTCGCACCGGCTGTCCAGCGTCCGCCACGCCGACCGCATCGTGGTGCTCGACGGCGGCAGTGTGGCCGAAGACGGAACCCACGAGGAGCTGATGCGCGCCGGCGGGCTGTACGCGCGGATGTACTCGCTGCAGGCCGAGCGCTTCGCCGCCGACCAGCAGGGCGGCGACCGCGGCGAGGAGGGTCTCGATGCGTGAGCAATGGCGCGCCCTGGCCCTGCTGGTGCGGACCGCGTGGCGTACGGACCCGTGGCGCTCGGCGGGGCTGCTGCTGGAGCCGCTGGGGCACCTGCGGTTTCCTCTCTTCGCCTGGTTCCTCAAGCTGCTGACCGACGGGGCCATCCGGCAGGATCCCCGGCTCCTGGCCTGGGGAGCGGGGGGCATCGTCGCCACGCGGGTGCTGTGGTTCGTGGGACTGTGGAGCGGAAGCTGGATCCGCAACCGGCTTTCCGAAGCGGTGGGCCTCGCGCTGGACCGCGAGATCGCCGCGCTCACCTCCTCCCTCCCCGGGCTGGAGCACCACGAGCGCGCCGACTACCAGGACAAGCTGGAGCTGCTCCGCCAGCAGCAGGGCATCCTGGGCAGCTCGCTCAACACCCTCATCTACACGGCGAACACGGTGGTCGCCGGCATCGGCACGCTCGCGGCGCTGGCGTTCGTCAGCCCGTGGCTGCTGCTCCTGGTGCCCTTTGCCCTCCCCGCCATCCCCATCGCCAGGGTGCAGCAGCGCTGGTTCCGCGTCGCCGAAGAACGCTCCGCCAACCCCTCGCGCCGCGCCCGGCACCTGCAGGCCCTCACCGTCGACCGGAACGCCGGGATGGAGCTGCGCGTCTTTGGCCTGCAGGACGAGATCCTCGCCCGGTTCCGGCGGGCCTGGACCGAGTCGCGCGGGCTTCTCATCGCCGCACGGGCGCGGGGAGCGCTGCTTGACTGCGTGGCGGAGCTGGTGTTCCTGGCCGGCTTCGGCGGGGCGGTGGCGCTCATGCTGTGGCGGGCCAGCCGCGGCCAGGCCACCGTCGGCGAGGTGGTCATGGCGGTGTACCTGGGGCAGCAGGTGATGGCCAGCGTGGTCGAGCCGGTGCGCTGGGTGGCGGGAATGGGAGAAACGCTGCGTGCCGCCGGCCGCATGCTCTGGCTCCAGGACTACGCGCGCGACATGCGCGCCGCGCGGTCCGGCAGCCGTCCGGCCCCCGGGCGGCTGACGGACGGCATCGTCTTCGACCGCGTCTCCTTCCGCTACCCCGGAACCGACCGCTGGGCGCTTCGCGACGTCTCGTTCCGCATCCCCGCCGGCAGCGTGGTGGCGCTGGTGGGCGAGAACGGCTCCGGGAAGACCACCCTCGTCAAGCTGCTCTGCCGGATGTACGAGCCCGACGAGGGGCGCATCCTGGTAGACGGCGTCGACCTCGCCGAGATGGAGGTGGAAGGGTGGCGGCGGCGATTGTCGGCGGCGTTCCAGGACTTCGTGCGCTTCGAGATGACGGCGCAGCAGGCGGTGGGCGTGGGAGACCTCGCCCGCCTGGACGATCCCGCCGCGGCCCGGGCCGCGCTGGACCGTGCGGGATCCGACGGCGCCGCCGGCCTCCCCGCCGGGCTTGCGACGCAGCTGGGCGCCCGCTGGGAAGACGGCGTCGACCTGTCCACCGGCCAGTGGCAGAAGCTGGCGCTCGGCCGGGCGCTGATGCGCGACGACCCGCTGGTGGTCTTCTTCGACGAGCCCACCGCCAGCCTCGATGCCCTCGCCGAGCACGCACTCTTCGAGCGCTACGCCCGCACGGCCCGCTCCGGCGGCCGGCGCGGGGCCATCACCGTGCTCGTCTCCCACCGCTTCTCCACCGTCCGCTCGGCGGACCTGATCCTGGTGATCGACGTGGGCGGCGTCGCCGAGCTCGGCAGCCACAACGAGCTACTGCGGCGCGAAGGGCTGTATTCCGAACTGTACCTCCTCCAGGCACGGTCGTATGTCTGAGCTGGCCATGGCCGCCCCTCCGGGACCGCAACCTTTCCCACCGCCGGAACCCAGGGTGGGCAAGCCCATGGAACGTGACCGTTCGTTCGACCGGGCGATGGAGTTCGCCGCCGAGCTCATCAGCATCCCCAGCCTGTCCGGCGAAGAAGGAGGGGTCGCGGCGCGGATCCTCGAAGAGCTGCGGGCGCTGGGCTTCGACGAGGCGTGGACGGACCGGGCGGGCAACGTCATCGCCCGCGTGGCGGGCACCGGCGGCGCCCCCCCGGTGATGCTTTCCTCGCACATGGACGTGGTCGACGTGGGAGACCCCGGCGGGTGGCGGCACCCCCCCTACGGCGGCGTCGTCGCCGACGGATGCCTGCACGGGCGCGGCTCCATGGACGTCAAGGGGCCGCTGGCCATCCAGCTGTACGCCGCCGCCCGTTTCGTGGACGAGCGGCCCGTCGGCGACATCCTGACCGTCTTTTCCGTCTACGAGGAAAAGGGCGGGTGGGGGATGATGTACCTGATGGAAACGGCCGGGCTTCGCCCGGGCGCCGTGATCCTGGGCGAAGCAACGGGGGGCGACCTCTGTACCGGCCACCGCGGCCATGCCGAGCTCGCGGTCGAAATCCACGGCCGCGCCGCCCACGCCAGCACGCCTGAGCGCGGCCGCAACCCCAACCACGTGCTCCCGCACGTTCTCCTGGCGCTGGGCCAGCTCTCCGAACGCCAGCCGCGCGACCCCATCCTGGGCCGCGCCACGCTCACGCCCACGGTCATCGAGAGCTGGCCCAAGAGCGGCAACGTGATCCCCGACCGGGTACGGATCACCCTCGACATGCGCGTCCTTCCGGGCTGGAACGAGGACGAGGCGCTGGAGGAAATCCGCGCCGCGCTGGCCGCCGCGGTGCCGGAGATGGACGGCGTCGCCGTGGAGGTGCTTCCTGGCCGCGCTTCGCACCGTGCCTGGACGGGGTGGGAAGACCTGCACAGCAACTTCACCCCCGGCTACCTGCTTCGCGACGACCACCCGGTGGTGCAGGCCGCGGCCGAGGCGGTGCGCCAGGCCACGGGGCGCGAGCCCCGGTTGCGCCAGTGGAAGTTCGGAACCGACGGCGGGCACACCTGCGGCACGCACGGCGTTCCCACCATCGGCTTCGCGCCGGGACGCGAGGAGCTGGCGCACACCAACCGCGAGCGGCTGGACCTGGACTCGGCGCGTGCCGCCTTCGAAGCCTATCCCGCCCTGATCCGGGCCGTGCAGTCGGCGCTGGTGCCGGTCAGGGGGATGACGCTGCCTGCGTTGGCCGCGGCTCCCGCCGGATCGCCGCAGTAGGCGGCGCAAGCGAAATCACCCGCCGCTGGCATCCAGCGGCGGCGAAGGACACACCCCGAGGAGAGCGATGCGGATCGACGACGTGCGGGCGCTGGTAACGGGTGCCGCCAGTGGGCTGGGGTACCGGTTCGCGCTGGAGCTGGCGCGGGCAGGAGCGCGGGTGGCGGCCGTGGACGTGGACGGCGGCGGGCTGCGCCAGCTGGTCGCCGAGACGGCGGCGCTCCCGGGCCCGGTGTACGCGCTGGAAGGCGACGTTTCCGACGAGAGCCAGGTCAAGGGCTTCGTCCGCGAGGCCGCGGAGCGGCTGGAGGGGATCAACGTCCTGGTGAACAACGCCGCCGTGCTGATGGACGGGCTCCTGGTGGCCGAAGAGGATGGGTGGGTGCGGCGCCTGCCCACGGCGCAGTGGCGCCGGGTGCTGGACGTGAACCTCACCGGCCAGTTCCTGGTGGCCCGCGAGGCCGCCGCGGAAATGCTGGAGCGGCGTGAGCCGGAGGGGGTGATCGTCAACCTCTCGTCGCTGGCCCGCACCGGGAACCTCGGGCAGTCGGCGTACGCGGCCTCCAAGGCAGGCCTGGACGTCGCCACCCGCACCTGGGCGCTCGAACTGGCCCCGCACGGCATCCGGGTGGCCGCCATCGCCCCCGGGGTGGTCCAGACGCCCATCCTCGACAACGTATCCGACGAGGCCCGAGCCGCCCTGCTCGCCGGCATTCCCCTGGCGCGCTTCGGCGCCCCTCACGACATCTGGCTCGCGCTCCGGTTCGTCCTCGAGTGCGGGTTCTTCACCGGCCGCGTCGTCGAGGTAGACGGCGGGGCCCAAATGTAAGCGGGCGCCGACCAGGGCGGGAACGTCCACGCGTTTTGCCGTGGCGGACCCTGCTCAGGAGCGGGAGCCACGCAAGCCGCGGCACGCCCCCCTTGCGCGTCCGCTGAGTTTTTTGCAGATTCGTTGCCGTCGAAGGGCGCTGGCATGGCCCGCTCGGCAGGTAGTTTGAAATATGGTGAGCGTAGCTCAGCTGGTTAGAGCGCCGGATTGTGGTTCCGGAGGTCGCGGGTTCGAACCCCGTCGCCCACCCCTACAGGAACCCCCGCGAGGAACACTCGCGGGGGTTCCGTGTCCTCGGGAGCCCTGCCCAGGCGGGGCTCCC
This is a stretch of genomic DNA from Longimicrobium sp.. It encodes these proteins:
- a CDS encoding amino acid adenylation domain-containing protein, whose product is MAAEHTMQPSGELSPAKRALLQAILRGESRAAPIPRRPPGAEAPLSSAQERVWFLDRLQQGGSAYIISEALRLSGAMDESALRRALGEVVRRHEALRTTFREADGVPVQVVGPFAGLALPVDDLSSLDEPAREQRVASLTAAEAALPFDLAAGPLFRARLLRLAPREHVLLVCVHHIVGDGWSMQVLFRELWTLYGAYLDGRGSPLAEPAVQYADFAAWQREQARAEALARPLAYWKEVLAGAPELLELPADHPRPPVPSLRGGLVPVRAPLDVLARMRELARAEGATLFMVVLAAFQVLLGRYGAGEDVVVGTPVAGRTRPEVEGLVGLFMNTLVLRTSLAGDPPIREVVRRVRERVLGALQHQDLPFERLVAELRPERSLSHSTLFQVLFQLDDAPPDEGGAPGLRVRGVEVEVPAAKFDLSLVMQTDPGGLAGRLQYSTDLFERGTAKRMAEHLERVLEQAGREPGRRVSRLDLMTAAERRRVLEWNRTSARYPATRCVHQLFEAQAERTPDVVAVECRGRALTYRQLDLRANGLAHHLVRLGVGPEVRVGLCLERSLELVAAMLGVMKAGGAYVPMDPGHPAERLRYVLEDSRVPVLVTQQGLCERMPAVPGLAVLCADDPEQQAAVQAAPPPTGVTAENLAYVIYTSGSTGRPKGVAMHHRGVCNYVHWGVRAYGAGQGSGAPVFSSMAVDLTITNLLPLFAGRPVQMLPEEHPVEALADALRRSPGFGLIKITPIHLGLLNALLEPEHLENSAHTLVIGADFLSAEPTLPWQEHAPGVRLMNEYGPTETVVGCSAYVLPPGRHRGGPVPVGRPIQNLRFYVLDARLEPVPIGLPGELYIAGAGVARGYLGRPGLSAEKFLPDPFAAPGDRMYRTGDRTRWQPDGNLLVLGRTDNQVKIRGHRVELGEVEAALRRHPGIRECLAMVREDRPGDRRIVAYVVAGDGGADVAGLRTHVRRILPEYMVPSAFVMLDSFPQTPTGKLDRRVLPAPAADAHAADGDGPTDYLEVQLLQLWEELLGVRGIGCTQGFFDLGGNSLLALRLLALVRRRLGCELPVSALFAGGTVRHLARAVRERGAAAAAPASPVVALQPHGSLPPLFLVHAAGRSVMIYLNLVRHLGPDQPVFGLQDLDPDMARPVSRIASEYVAAVRAVQPHGPYYLGGWSFGGYVVHEMAVQLQGLGEEVAFAGMMDTLSPDLTRQWPWNGYGDLAVALAEEAAADLRRPFSFRPRDVEGLPAAEQLRRIVEAMHAQGAAPAGYTPATLAESCRVARDRGQARDMFHPGAFSGTLTLFRAEDLSPRHREFLSRYPDEERRTLGWCRHATGPLEVHAVAGDHSTLGAEPHVSTLTDRVRHALDAARIRASSAPGAFPLSGPS
- a CDS encoding SDR family NAD(P)-dependent oxidoreductase — its product is MRIDDVRALVTGAASGLGYRFALELARAGARVAAVDVDGGGLRQLVAETAALPGPVYALEGDVSDESQVKGFVREAAERLEGINVLVNNAAVLMDGLLVAEEDGWVRRLPTAQWRRVLDVNLTGQFLVAREAAAEMLERREPEGVIVNLSSLARTGNLGQSAYAASKAGLDVATRTWALELAPHGIRVAAIAPGVVQTPILDNVSDEARAALLAGIPLARFGAPHDIWLALRFVLECGFFTGRVVEVDGGAQM
- a CDS encoding ABC transporter ATP-binding protein; amino-acid sequence: MREQWRALALLVRTAWRTDPWRSAGLLLEPLGHLRFPLFAWFLKLLTDGAIRQDPRLLAWGAGGIVATRVLWFVGLWSGSWIRNRLSEAVGLALDREIAALTSSLPGLEHHERADYQDKLELLRQQQGILGSSLNTLIYTANTVVAGIGTLAALAFVSPWLLLLVPFALPAIPIARVQQRWFRVAEERSANPSRRARHLQALTVDRNAGMELRVFGLQDEILARFRRAWTESRGLLIAARARGALLDCVAELVFLAGFGGAVALMLWRASRGQATVGEVVMAVYLGQQVMASVVEPVRWVAGMGETLRAAGRMLWLQDYARDMRAARSGSRPAPGRLTDGIVFDRVSFRYPGTDRWALRDVSFRIPAGSVVALVGENGSGKTTLVKLLCRMYEPDEGRILVDGVDLAEMEVEGWRRRLSAAFQDFVRFEMTAQQAVGVGDLARLDDPAAARAALDRAGSDGAAGLPAGLATQLGARWEDGVDLSTGQWQKLALGRALMRDDPLVVFFDEPTASLDALAEHALFERYARTARSGGRRGAITVLVSHRFSTVRSADLILVIDVGGVAELGSHNELLRREGLYSELYLLQARSYV
- a CDS encoding M20 family metallopeptidase; protein product: MERDRSFDRAMEFAAELISIPSLSGEEGGVAARILEELRALGFDEAWTDRAGNVIARVAGTGGAPPVMLSSHMDVVDVGDPGGWRHPPYGGVVADGCLHGRGSMDVKGPLAIQLYAAARFVDERPVGDILTVFSVYEEKGGWGMMYLMETAGLRPGAVILGEATGGDLCTGHRGHAELAVEIHGRAAHASTPERGRNPNHVLPHVLLALGQLSERQPRDPILGRATLTPTVIESWPKSGNVIPDRVRITLDMRVLPGWNEDEALEEIRAALAAAVPEMDGVAVEVLPGRASHRAWTGWEDLHSNFTPGYLLRDDHPVVQAAAEAVRQATGREPRLRQWKFGTDGGHTCGTHGVPTIGFAPGREELAHTNRERLDLDSARAAFEAYPALIRAVQSALVPVRGMTLPALAAAPAGSPQ
- a CDS encoding ABC transporter ATP-binding protein; its protein translation is MSSLARWRALLGLLWRTGRGRVVGLGLVVLVVGLLPTALILATGALVRAIPGAVEHGLGSPGGQPAVLALCLLVSGMAALALGNNALTHLSRVVDDALGLEVHQAVAAVTLGTPGLEPLEAPALADELHAVQDADRRGVLRRTTLALCNVATTRLRGIGAFVVLLAFHWWAPLLLLGAWHLTNRVYLRATENGVSFDMSDGAVRMRRAEYVRSLAVESAAAKESRVFGLGGWLVGRYGDAWLDALRMMWTSRRTNRGLTAAAVLALAVSHAAVLGALGLAASRGAVEVAALLVFVQAVLGTSDLGMIGDWQFSLGQSLAVAERVGRVRAHAAAPAPAQPALRGDPAGRRVAVRLEGVRFTYPQREAPTLDGLTLHVPAGQSLAIVGENGAGKSTLIKLLCGLYQPDAGRVTLGDGASPLQARGRVGAIFQDFVRYPLPLRDNVGFGSLPLMSDPRALEDALRDAGGGDLPAHLPHGWETTLSREFEGGADLSGGQWQRVALARALTAVRGGAGLLILDEPTAALDVRAETELFARFLELTRDVTTILVSHRLSSVRHADRIVVLDGGSVAEDGTHEELMRAGGLYARMYSLQAERFAADQQGGDRGEEGLDA